A single Ziziphus jujuba cultivar Dongzao chromosome 11, ASM3175591v1 DNA region contains:
- the LOC107433767 gene encoding BTB/POZ domain and ankyrin repeat-containing protein NOOT2 isoform X2, with the protein MSSLEESLRSLSLDYLNLLINGQAFSDVTFSVEGRLVHAHRCILAARSLFFRKFFCGPDPPSGLDPVSGSRMTNSGTSTSRPGNTQVIPVNSVGYEVFLLLLQFLYSGQVSIVPQKHEPRPNCGERGCWHTHCTSAVDLALDTLAAARSFGVEQLALLTQQLASMVEKASIEDVMKVLLASRKQDMHQLWTTCSHLVAKSGLPPEVLAKHLPIDVVAKIEELRLKSSLARRSLMPHHHHHHHHHDLGAAADLEDQKIRRMRRALDSSDVELVKLMVMGEGLNLDEALALHYAVENCSREVVKALLELGAADVNYPAGPAGKTPLHIAAEMVSPDMVAVLLDHHADPNVRTVDGVTPLDVLRTLTSDFLFKGAVPGLTHIEPNKLRLCLELVQSAALVLSREEGNANAPSSTTIYPPMSDDHSSSSNSSNIANLNLDSRLVYLNLGASAASAQMGSRMDGDDDHSSHNSHREAMNRHGSGGCDPTMYHHSHDY; encoded by the exons ATGAGCAGCCTGGAAGAGTCTTTGAGATCTCTATCGCTGGACTATCTGAACCTGCTGATCAATGGGCAGGCCTTCAGCGACGTGACCTTCAGTGTGGAAGGCCGTCTAGTCCACGCCCACAGATGCATCCTGGCGGCACGGAGCCTCTTCTTCAGGAAATTCTTCTGTGGACCCGACCCGCCATCGGGGCTGGACCCCGTATCCGGTTCGAGGATGACGAATTCGGGTACGTCGACGTCTAGACCGGGGAACACGCAGGTGATACCGGTGAACTCGGTGGGATACGAGGTATTTCTGCTGCTGCTGCAGTTTTTGTACAGTGGGCAAGTGTCCATAGTACCGCAGAAGCATGAGCCCAGGCCTAATTGTGGTGAGAGAGGCTGTTGGCACACGCATTGCACTTCAGCCGTTGATCTTGCTCTTGATACTCTTGCTGCCGCTAGATCTTTTGGTGTTGAACAGCTCGCATTGCTCACTcag CAGTTGGCAAGCATGGTCGAAAAGGCCTCAATTGAGGATGTAATGAAAGTTCTACTAGCATCCAGAAAGCAAGACATGCACCAACTTTGGACCACCTGTTCTCACCTCGTTGCCAAATCTGGACTCCCACCAGAAGTCCTAGCCAAGCACCTTCCCATCGATGTCGTGGCGAAGATCGAAGAGCTCCGTCTCAAATCCTCCCTGGCCCGCCGTTCCCTGATGcctcatcaccaccaccaccaccaccaccacgaTCTCGGCGCCGCGGCGGATCTGGAAGACCAGAAGATTAGGCGAATGAGGAGGGCATTGGATTCGTCCGATGTGGAACTGGTGAAGCTAATGGTAATGGGAGAAGGGCTGAATCTGGATGAAGCGTTGGCATTGCATTACGCAGTGGAGAATTGCAGCAGAGAAGTGGTGAAAGCATTGCTAGAGCTTGGAGCAGCTGATGTGAATTACCCGGCTGGGCCAGCAGGCAAAACCCCACTTCACATTGCGGCAGAAATGGTGTCCCCCGACATGGTAGCAGTACTCCTCGACCACCATGCCGATCCAAATGTTCGAACAGTCGATGGGGTCACACCTCTAGACGTACTTCGAACCCTAACATCGGATTTCTTGTTCAAAGGGGCTGTCCCGGGTCTCACGCATATCGAGCCAAACAAACTTAGGCTCTGCTTGGAGCTCGTGCAATCCGCTGCTCTTGTACTTTCGAGGGAAGAAGGCAATGCCAATGCTCCTTCATCGACTACAATTTATCCCCCCATGAGCGATGATCATAGCAGTAGCAGCAATAGCAGCAATATTGCCAATCTGAATCTGGATTCCAGGTTGGTTTATCTGAATCTTGGTGCTTCTGCGGCTTCCGCTCAAATGGGATCGAGAATGGATGGGGATGATGATCATAGCAGCCACAATAGCCACAGAGAAGCCATGAATCGGCATGGGTCAGGCGGTTGTGACCCAACAATGTACCACCATTCTCATGACTATTGA
- the LOC107433767 gene encoding BTB/POZ domain and ankyrin repeat-containing protein NOOT2 isoform X3, translated as MSSLEESLRSLSLDYLNLLINGQAFSDVTFSVEGRLVHAHRCILAARSLFFRKFFCGPDPPSGLDPVSGSRMTNSGTSTSRPGNTQVIPVNSVGYEVFLLLLQFLYSGQVSIVPQKHEPRPNCGERGCWHTHCTSAVDLALDTLAAARSFGVEQLALLTQLASMVEKASIEDVMKVLLASRKQDMHQLWTTCSHLVAKSGLPPEVLAKHLPIDVVAKIEELRLKSSLARRSLMPHHHHHHHHHDLGAAADLEDQKIRRMRRALDSSDVELVKLMVMGEGLNLDEALALHYAVENCSREVVKALLELGAADVNYPAGPAGKTPLHIAAEMVSPDMVAVLLDHHADPNVRTVDGVTPLDVLRTLTSDFLFKGAVPGLTHIEPNKLRLCLELVQSAALVLSREEGNANAPSSTTIYPPMSDDHSSSSNSSNIANLNLDSRLVYLNLGASAASAQMGSRMDGDDDHSSHNSHREAMNRHGSGGCDPTMYHHSHDY; from the exons ATGAGCAGCCTGGAAGAGTCTTTGAGATCTCTATCGCTGGACTATCTGAACCTGCTGATCAATGGGCAGGCCTTCAGCGACGTGACCTTCAGTGTGGAAGGCCGTCTAGTCCACGCCCACAGATGCATCCTGGCGGCACGGAGCCTCTTCTTCAGGAAATTCTTCTGTGGACCCGACCCGCCATCGGGGCTGGACCCCGTATCCGGTTCGAGGATGACGAATTCGGGTACGTCGACGTCTAGACCGGGGAACACGCAGGTGATACCGGTGAACTCGGTGGGATACGAGGTATTTCTGCTGCTGCTGCAGTTTTTGTACAGTGGGCAAGTGTCCATAGTACCGCAGAAGCATGAGCCCAGGCCTAATTGTGGTGAGAGAGGCTGTTGGCACACGCATTGCACTTCAGCCGTTGATCTTGCTCTTGATACTCTTGCTGCCGCTAGATCTTTTGGTGTTGAACAGCTCGCATTGCTCACTcag TTGGCAAGCATGGTCGAAAAGGCCTCAATTGAGGATGTAATGAAAGTTCTACTAGCATCCAGAAAGCAAGACATGCACCAACTTTGGACCACCTGTTCTCACCTCGTTGCCAAATCTGGACTCCCACCAGAAGTCCTAGCCAAGCACCTTCCCATCGATGTCGTGGCGAAGATCGAAGAGCTCCGTCTCAAATCCTCCCTGGCCCGCCGTTCCCTGATGcctcatcaccaccaccaccaccaccaccacgaTCTCGGCGCCGCGGCGGATCTGGAAGACCAGAAGATTAGGCGAATGAGGAGGGCATTGGATTCGTCCGATGTGGAACTGGTGAAGCTAATGGTAATGGGAGAAGGGCTGAATCTGGATGAAGCGTTGGCATTGCATTACGCAGTGGAGAATTGCAGCAGAGAAGTGGTGAAAGCATTGCTAGAGCTTGGAGCAGCTGATGTGAATTACCCGGCTGGGCCAGCAGGCAAAACCCCACTTCACATTGCGGCAGAAATGGTGTCCCCCGACATGGTAGCAGTACTCCTCGACCACCATGCCGATCCAAATGTTCGAACAGTCGATGGGGTCACACCTCTAGACGTACTTCGAACCCTAACATCGGATTTCTTGTTCAAAGGGGCTGTCCCGGGTCTCACGCATATCGAGCCAAACAAACTTAGGCTCTGCTTGGAGCTCGTGCAATCCGCTGCTCTTGTACTTTCGAGGGAAGAAGGCAATGCCAATGCTCCTTCATCGACTACAATTTATCCCCCCATGAGCGATGATCATAGCAGTAGCAGCAATAGCAGCAATATTGCCAATCTGAATCTGGATTCCAGGTTGGTTTATCTGAATCTTGGTGCTTCTGCGGCTTCCGCTCAAATGGGATCGAGAATGGATGGGGATGATGATCATAGCAGCCACAATAGCCACAGAGAAGCCATGAATCGGCATGGGTCAGGCGGTTGTGACCCAACAATGTACCACCATTCTCATGACTATTGA
- the LOC107433767 gene encoding BTB/POZ domain and ankyrin repeat-containing protein NOOT2 isoform X1: MSSLEESLRSLSLDYLNLLINGQAFSDVTFSVEGRLVHAHRCILAARSLFFRKFFCGPDPPSGLDPVSGSRMTNSGTSTSRPGNTQVIPVNSVGYEVFLLLLQFLYSGQVSIVPQKHEPRPNCGERGCWHTHCTSAVDLALDTLAAARSFGVEQLALLTQKQLASMVEKASIEDVMKVLLASRKQDMHQLWTTCSHLVAKSGLPPEVLAKHLPIDVVAKIEELRLKSSLARRSLMPHHHHHHHHHDLGAAADLEDQKIRRMRRALDSSDVELVKLMVMGEGLNLDEALALHYAVENCSREVVKALLELGAADVNYPAGPAGKTPLHIAAEMVSPDMVAVLLDHHADPNVRTVDGVTPLDVLRTLTSDFLFKGAVPGLTHIEPNKLRLCLELVQSAALVLSREEGNANAPSSTTIYPPMSDDHSSSSNSSNIANLNLDSRLVYLNLGASAASAQMGSRMDGDDDHSSHNSHREAMNRHGSGGCDPTMYHHSHDY, translated from the exons ATGAGCAGCCTGGAAGAGTCTTTGAGATCTCTATCGCTGGACTATCTGAACCTGCTGATCAATGGGCAGGCCTTCAGCGACGTGACCTTCAGTGTGGAAGGCCGTCTAGTCCACGCCCACAGATGCATCCTGGCGGCACGGAGCCTCTTCTTCAGGAAATTCTTCTGTGGACCCGACCCGCCATCGGGGCTGGACCCCGTATCCGGTTCGAGGATGACGAATTCGGGTACGTCGACGTCTAGACCGGGGAACACGCAGGTGATACCGGTGAACTCGGTGGGATACGAGGTATTTCTGCTGCTGCTGCAGTTTTTGTACAGTGGGCAAGTGTCCATAGTACCGCAGAAGCATGAGCCCAGGCCTAATTGTGGTGAGAGAGGCTGTTGGCACACGCATTGCACTTCAGCCGTTGATCTTGCTCTTGATACTCTTGCTGCCGCTAGATCTTTTGGTGTTGAACAGCTCGCATTGCTCACTcag AAGCAGTTGGCAAGCATGGTCGAAAAGGCCTCAATTGAGGATGTAATGAAAGTTCTACTAGCATCCAGAAAGCAAGACATGCACCAACTTTGGACCACCTGTTCTCACCTCGTTGCCAAATCTGGACTCCCACCAGAAGTCCTAGCCAAGCACCTTCCCATCGATGTCGTGGCGAAGATCGAAGAGCTCCGTCTCAAATCCTCCCTGGCCCGCCGTTCCCTGATGcctcatcaccaccaccaccaccaccaccacgaTCTCGGCGCCGCGGCGGATCTGGAAGACCAGAAGATTAGGCGAATGAGGAGGGCATTGGATTCGTCCGATGTGGAACTGGTGAAGCTAATGGTAATGGGAGAAGGGCTGAATCTGGATGAAGCGTTGGCATTGCATTACGCAGTGGAGAATTGCAGCAGAGAAGTGGTGAAAGCATTGCTAGAGCTTGGAGCAGCTGATGTGAATTACCCGGCTGGGCCAGCAGGCAAAACCCCACTTCACATTGCGGCAGAAATGGTGTCCCCCGACATGGTAGCAGTACTCCTCGACCACCATGCCGATCCAAATGTTCGAACAGTCGATGGGGTCACACCTCTAGACGTACTTCGAACCCTAACATCGGATTTCTTGTTCAAAGGGGCTGTCCCGGGTCTCACGCATATCGAGCCAAACAAACTTAGGCTCTGCTTGGAGCTCGTGCAATCCGCTGCTCTTGTACTTTCGAGGGAAGAAGGCAATGCCAATGCTCCTTCATCGACTACAATTTATCCCCCCATGAGCGATGATCATAGCAGTAGCAGCAATAGCAGCAATATTGCCAATCTGAATCTGGATTCCAGGTTGGTTTATCTGAATCTTGGTGCTTCTGCGGCTTCCGCTCAAATGGGATCGAGAATGGATGGGGATGATGATCATAGCAGCCACAATAGCCACAGAGAAGCCATGAATCGGCATGGGTCAGGCGGTTGTGACCCAACAATGTACCACCATTCTCATGACTATTGA